Proteins found in one Methanospirillum hungatei JF-1 genomic segment:
- a CDS encoding dynamin family protein: MHKDGHDTGSLLAQDYELLQSLGPDYTSYKEQVSGLISRLESGRFHLAILGQFKRGKSTFLNALLGDAVLPSSVIPLTAVPTLITYNQEKNVRVKYINGKDDGVFTSDDTTLIRKFVEAYVSEESNPKNKLQVLQVELTWPAEILAKGVVLIDTPGVGSTHKHNTEMTVNFLSQCDAALFLVSSDPPITEIELEFLHQITDAIPRIFFLLNKIDYLNEEDIAVVSEFIRKILIEKGSISGDVQIYPVSAKQGLTARMEKDPVLWERSGLSEVSDHLVSFLAEEKTSVLATAIRKKAAVVIRDVMMRKALEVRSLELPMSDLQRQLELFRAKVEETRLRQVRTKDILAGDQTRIITWLEEAVAKLRKKAASYFTEKAVAILEQNGYKPDEVHDVIAEEIPDFFEHELRIISHTTEQTVSLVLNEHQRDVDELIRSIRMAASSYFDIPLHETGEKKVWALEHEPYWVARKGWQTMMGILTEGITGKLLPLSIRKGKIVSEVSDNIMQLILHNSENIRWATLQNINMTFLRFHSEFDSDMNRIIEATEGAIETAIRFRTEHAEKTADRLAECKMVLQYIEEREQLYQSDNS, from the coding sequence ATGCACAAAGACGGACACGATACCGGATCCCTGCTAGCACAGGATTATGAACTCCTGCAATCACTTGGTCCTGATTATACATCATACAAGGAACAAGTATCCGGTCTTATCTCGCGACTGGAAAGCGGACGATTTCATCTTGCTATCCTTGGTCAGTTCAAACGGGGGAAGAGCACATTTTTAAACGCCCTTCTTGGTGATGCAGTTCTCCCAAGTTCAGTCATCCCACTGACAGCAGTTCCGACTCTGATTACCTATAACCAGGAAAAAAACGTCAGAGTAAAGTATATTAACGGGAAAGATGATGGAGTTTTTACATCTGATGACACGACCCTCATCAGGAAATTTGTTGAGGCCTATGTATCTGAAGAGTCAAATCCAAAGAACAAACTTCAGGTACTCCAGGTTGAACTGACCTGGCCGGCAGAGATACTGGCAAAAGGGGTCGTTCTTATCGATACCCCCGGTGTAGGTTCAACCCATAAACATAACACCGAAATGACGGTAAATTTTCTCTCTCAGTGTGATGCTGCGCTGTTTCTCGTTTCATCAGATCCACCGATCACCGAGATAGAACTGGAATTCCTTCACCAGATAACGGATGCCATCCCCAGGATCTTTTTCCTCCTGAATAAGATAGATTATCTGAACGAGGAAGATATCGCCGTTGTCAGTGAATTTATCCGAAAAATCCTCATTGAAAAGGGCAGCATCTCCGGGGATGTTCAGATATACCCGGTGTCCGCAAAACAGGGTCTTACTGCTCGTATGGAGAAGGATCCGGTCCTCTGGGAGAGAAGCGGGCTTTCCGAAGTATCTGATCATCTGGTTTCTTTCCTTGCTGAAGAGAAGACATCAGTTCTCGCAACGGCAATCAGGAAGAAGGCAGCGGTAGTTATTCGGGATGTGATGATGAGAAAGGCTCTCGAGGTACGATCCTTAGAACTTCCGATGAGTGACCTGCAGCGGCAACTCGAACTCTTCCGGGCAAAAGTAGAGGAAACACGTCTTCGTCAGGTCAGGACAAAGGACATTCTTGCAGGGGATCAGACACGGATCATTACGTGGCTTGAAGAAGCTGTGGCCAAACTCCGGAAAAAAGCAGCGTCATATTTCACGGAAAAAGCAGTCGCAATTCTGGAACAGAACGGGTATAAACCGGATGAGGTCCATGATGTGATTGCTGAAGAGATTCCGGACTTTTTTGAGCATGAACTTCGGATTATTTCGCATACGACCGAGCAGACCGTAAGTCTTGTGTTAAATGAACACCAGCGTGATGTGGACGAATTAATCCGTTCGATCAGAATGGCTGCCTCCAGTTATTTTGATATCCCTCTGCATGAGACCGGAGAGAAGAAAGTCTGGGCCCTTGAACATGAGCCATACTGGGTTGCTCGAAAGGGATGGCAGACCATGATGGGTATCCTGACTGAAGGAATTACGGGAAAACTGCTTCCCCTTTCAATTCGGAAAGGAAAGATCGTCTCAGAAGTTTCAGATAATATAATGCAGCTCATCCTGCATAATTCGGAAAATATCCGGTGGGCCACCCTGCAGAATATCAATATGACCTTCCTCCGGTTCCATAGTGAATTTGATTCTGATATGAACCGGATTATTGAAGCAACAGAGGGGGCAATAGAGACTGCTATCAGATTCAGAACAGAACATGCTGAAAAGACTGCTGATCGTCTTGCTGAATGCAAAATGGTTCTCCAGTATAT